In the genome of Cupriavidus malaysiensis, one region contains:
- a CDS encoding DUF802 domain-containing protein: protein MTRTLIPSIVFLAGLAVLGWVGAGYAASNLPALAVTLLIAACYVTGAVELRRYRQATDSLAQAVAGLDTAPANLGDWLQRLHPSLRHAVRLRVEGERAALPGPALTPYLVGLLVLLGMLGTFLGMVATLRGTGMALDSATDLQAIRASLAAPVKGLGFAFGTSVAGVATSAMLGLLSALFRRERIEAAQALDARATTTLRAYSQQHQREASLQLLERQAEAMPGLVEGLQAMMRAVAQQNQELGERLAASQAAFHDRTESTYKQLAASVEQSLKDSVAHSAQAAGAAIQPAVETTMAGLAREAETWRDTVTHAVQQQLDGLSERFATTTGAVAGLWQQALTEHQRAGTAQAEALRSSLDGFAATFAQRSAGLVEQVSARLDLAADKAAQAWEQALTSQRGHSEALAADHREALAGTAAAFAGQAEALLRTVDRSHAELQAQLASQDAQRLDAWTSALGTVADGLRQQWEQTGTQAAARQQAICDALAQSARDISSQAEAYNSKTVAEIDRLVLAAAEAPKAALAMQAELAARDEQRLATWTDSLATMAQALRQEWEQTGTQAAARQQAICDALAQSARDISSQAEAYNSKTVAEIDRLVLAAAEAPKAALAMQAELAARDEQRLATWTESLATMAQALRQEWEQTGTQAAARQQAICDALAQSARDISSQAEAYNSKTVAEIDRLVLAAAEAPKAALAMQAELAARDEQRLATWTESLATMAQALRQEWEQTGTQAAARQQAICDALAQSARDISSQAEAYNSKTVAEIDRLVLAAAEAPKAALAMQAELAARDEQRLATWTDSLATMAQALRQEWEQTGTQAAARQQAICDALAQSARDISSQAEAYNSKTVAEIDRLVLAAAEAPKAALAMQAELAARDEQRLATWTDSLATMAQALRQEWEQTGTQAAARQQAICDALAQSARDISSQAEAYNSKTIAEIDRLVLAAAEAPKAALAMQAELASRDEQRLANWTGSLDAIAQALRQEWEQTGTQAAARQQAICDTLADTARGIAAQAQAHHDSSVAEVARLMQAAAEAPRAAAETLGELRQKLSDSMARDQAMLEERASMLSTLETLLQAVGQASTEQRAAVESLVAGASSLLEQAGARFAGQVESEGSRLEAMAAQVTGSAVEVASLGEAFGVAVQLFSESSDKLGAQLQRIEAALDKSMARSDEQLAYYVAQAREVVDLSVMSQKQILDDLQQLAATQAANGAEAA from the coding sequence ATGACCCGAACCCTCATTCCCTCGATCGTCTTCTTGGCAGGCCTGGCCGTGTTGGGCTGGGTCGGCGCCGGCTACGCGGCCAGCAACCTGCCGGCCCTGGCCGTCACCCTGCTGATCGCCGCCTGCTACGTGACCGGTGCCGTCGAGCTGCGGCGCTACCGCCAGGCCACCGATTCGCTGGCGCAGGCCGTGGCCGGGCTGGACACGGCCCCGGCCAACCTCGGCGACTGGCTGCAGCGCCTGCATCCGAGCCTGCGCCATGCCGTGCGCCTGCGCGTCGAGGGTGAGCGTGCCGCCCTGCCCGGCCCCGCGCTGACCCCTTACCTGGTCGGCCTGCTGGTGCTGCTGGGCATGCTGGGCACCTTCCTCGGCATGGTCGCCACGCTGCGCGGCACCGGCATGGCGCTCGACAGCGCGACCGACCTGCAGGCCATCCGCGCCTCGCTGGCCGCGCCGGTCAAGGGCCTGGGCTTCGCCTTCGGCACCTCGGTCGCCGGCGTGGCCACCTCCGCCATGCTGGGACTGCTGTCCGCGCTGTTCCGCCGCGAACGCATCGAAGCCGCGCAGGCGCTCGACGCCCGCGCCACCACCACCCTGCGCGCTTACTCCCAACAGCACCAGCGCGAGGCATCGCTGCAGTTGCTGGAGCGCCAGGCCGAGGCGATGCCGGGCCTGGTGGAAGGACTGCAAGCGATGATGCGTGCCGTCGCGCAGCAGAACCAGGAACTGGGCGAGCGCCTGGCCGCCAGCCAGGCGGCCTTCCACGACCGCACGGAGTCCACCTACAAGCAACTGGCCGCCTCGGTCGAGCAATCGCTCAAGGACAGCGTCGCCCACAGCGCCCAGGCCGCCGGCGCGGCGATCCAGCCGGCCGTCGAAACCACCATGGCAGGCCTGGCCCGCGAAGCCGAGACCTGGCGCGACACCGTGACGCACGCCGTGCAGCAGCAGCTGGACGGCCTGTCGGAGCGCTTCGCCACCACCACCGGCGCGGTGGCCGGCCTCTGGCAGCAGGCGCTCACCGAACACCAGCGCGCCGGCACGGCCCAGGCCGAAGCGCTGCGCAGCTCGCTCGACGGCTTCGCCGCCACCTTCGCGCAACGCTCGGCCGGACTGGTCGAGCAGGTCTCGGCGCGCCTGGACCTGGCCGCGGACAAGGCCGCGCAGGCCTGGGAACAGGCCCTGACCAGCCAGCGCGGCCACAGCGAGGCGCTGGCCGCCGACCACCGCGAGGCCCTGGCCGGGACGGCCGCGGCCTTTGCCGGGCAGGCCGAAGCGCTGCTGCGCACGGTCGACCGCTCGCACGCCGAACTGCAGGCACAGCTCGCCAGCCAGGACGCGCAACGGCTCGATGCCTGGACCAGCGCCCTCGGCACGGTCGCCGACGGTCTGCGCCAGCAATGGGAGCAGACCGGCACCCAGGCCGCCGCGCGCCAGCAGGCCATCTGCGACGCCCTGGCCCAGAGCGCCCGCGACATTTCCTCGCAGGCCGAGGCCTACAACAGCAAGACCGTCGCCGAGATCGACCGTCTGGTCCTGGCCGCCGCCGAAGCCCCCAAGGCCGCGCTGGCCATGCAGGCCGAACTGGCCGCGCGCGACGAGCAGCGCCTCGCCACCTGGACGGACTCCCTCGCCACCATGGCCCAAGCCCTGCGCCAGGAATGGGAACAGACCGGCACCCAGGCGGCCGCGCGCCAACAGGCCATCTGCGACGCCCTGGCCCAGAGCGCCCGCGACATTTCCTCGCAGGCCGAGGCCTACAACAGCAAGACCGTGGCCGAGATCGACCGTCTGGTCCTGGCCGCCGCCGAAGCGCCCAAGGCCGCGCTCGCCATGCAGGCCGAACTGGCCGCGCGCGACGAGCAGCGCCTCGCCACCTGGACCGAGTCCCTGGCGACCATGGCCCAGGCCCTGCGCCAGGAGTGGGAGCAGACCGGCACCCAGGCCGCCGCCCGCCAGCAGGCCATCTGCGATGCGCTCGCCCAGAGCGCCCGCGACATCTCCTCGCAAGCGGAGGCCTACAACAGCAAGACCGTCGCCGAGATCGACCGCCTGGTCCTGGCCGCCGCCGAGGCTCCCAAGGCCGCGCTGGCCATGCAGGCCGAACTGGCCGCGCGCGACGAGCAGCGCCTCGCCACCTGGACCGAGTCCCTGGCGACCATGGCCCAGGCCCTGCGCCAGGAATGGGAGCAGACCGGCACCCAGGCGGCCGCGCGCCAACAGGCCATCTGCGACGCCCTGGCCCAGAGCGCCCGCGACATCTCCTCGCAGGCCGAGGCCTACAACAGCAAGACCGTGGCCGAGATCGACCGCCTGGTCCTGGCCGCCGCCGAAGCCCCCAAGGCCGCGCTGGCCATGCAGGCCGAACTGGCCGCGCGCGACGAGCAGCGCCTCGCCACCTGGACGGACTCCCTGGCGACCATGGCCCAGGCCCTGCGCCAGGAATGGGAACAGACCGGCACCCAGGCGGCCGCGCGCCAGCAGGCCATCTGCGACGCCCTGGCCCAGAGCGCCCGCGACATCTCCTCGCAGGCCGAGGCCTACAACAGCAAGACCGTGGCCGAGATCGACCGCCTGGTCCTGGCCGCCGCCGAAGCGCCCAAGGCCGCGCTCGCCATGCAGGCCGAACTGGCCGCGCGCGACGAGCAGCGCCTCGCCACCTGGACGGACTCCCTCGCCACCATGGCCCAGGCCCTGCGCCAGGAATGGGAGCAGACCGGCACCCAGGCCGCCGCGCGCCAGCAGGCCATCTGCGATGCGCTCGCCCAGAGCGCCCGCGACATCTCCTCGCAGGCCGAGGCCTACAACAGCAAGACCATTGCCGAGATCGACCGCCTGGTCCTGGCTGCCGCCGAGGCTCCCAAGGCCGCGCTGGCCATGCAGGCCGAACTGGCCTCCCGCGACGAGCAGCGGCTGGCCAACTGGACCGGCTCGCTGGATGCCATCGCCCAGGCCCTGCGCCAGGAATGGGAGCAGACCGGCACCCAGGCCGCCGCGCGCCAGCAGGCCATCTGCGACACGTTGGCCGACACGGCACGCGGCATCGCCGCCCAGGCCCAGGCCCACCATGACAGCTCGGTCGCCGAGGTCGCGCGCTTGATGCAGGCCGCTGCCGAAGCCCCGCGTGCCGCCGCCGAGACCCTCGGCGAGCTGCGCCAGAAACTGTCCGACAGCATGGCACGCGACCAGGCCATGCTCGAAGAGCGCGCCAGCATGCTGTCTACGCTGGAAACCCTGCTGCAGGCGGTCGGCCAGGCCTCCACGGAACAACGCGCGGCGGTGGAAAGCCTGGTCGCCGGGGCGTCCTCGCTGCTGGAACAGGCCGGCGCGCGCTTCGCCGGCCAGGTCGAGTCCGAAGGCAGCCGGCTGGAAGCCATGGCGGCCCAGGTCACCGGCAGCGCGGTGGAAGTCGCCAGCCTGGGCGAAGCTTTCGGCGTGGCCGTGCAGCTGTTCAGCGAATCCAGCGACAAGCTGGGCGCCCAGCTCCAGCGCATCGAGGCCGCCCTGGACAAGTCGATGGCACGCAGTGACGAGCAGCTCGCCTACTACGTGGCGCAGGCGCGCGAAGTGGTCGACCTGAGCGTGATGTCGCAGAAGCAGATCCTCGACGACCTGCAGCAGCTCGCCGCCACGCAGGCGGCCAACGGCGCCGAGGCGGCATGA
- a CDS encoding OmpA family protein, producing MREDIDAGVEPAAPIWAVFGDLMSVLLGAFVLVLLGAIGMQLELTARLEDEVRHRQEEMQRRESLEKALAVPLAAGRVTLVNGRIGISGSVLFALNSDQLQPEGRDLLKSLAGPLSAYLSARDEILMVSGFTDDQQVKESNRRFADNWELSAQRALTVTRALIEAGVPPASVFSAAFGAEQPVTSNADAEGRAKNRRVEIAPIPRGSTGAAKPRG from the coding sequence ATGAGGGAGGACATCGACGCCGGCGTGGAACCGGCCGCCCCGATCTGGGCCGTCTTCGGCGACCTGATGTCCGTGCTGCTGGGCGCCTTCGTGCTGGTCCTGCTGGGCGCCATCGGCATGCAGCTCGAACTGACGGCACGGCTGGAAGACGAGGTCCGGCACCGCCAGGAGGAAATGCAGCGCCGCGAGTCGCTCGAGAAGGCGCTGGCGGTGCCGCTGGCAGCCGGCCGCGTGACCCTGGTCAACGGCCGCATCGGCATCAGCGGCAGCGTGCTGTTCGCCCTCAACTCCGACCAGCTCCAGCCCGAAGGCCGCGACCTGCTGAAGAGCCTGGCGGGGCCGCTGTCGGCCTACCTCAGCGCGCGTGACGAGATCCTGATGGTGAGCGGCTTCACCGACGACCAGCAGGTCAAGGAAAGCAACCGCCGCTTCGCCGACAACTGGGAGCTGTCGGCCCAGCGCGCGCTGACGGTGACGCGCGCGCTGATCGAGGCCGGCGTCCCGCCCGCCTCGGTCTTCTCGGCCGCCTTCGGCGCCGAGCAGCCGGTCACCTCGAACGCCGACGCCGAAGGCCGCGCGAAGAACCGCCGCGTCGAGATCGCGCCGATCCCGCGCGGCTCCACCGGCGCGGCGAAACCTCGTGGCTGA
- a CDS encoding DUF2894 domain-containing protein — protein sequence MQQLEAWQACGADRLDPVRFRLMQALARRAAPHQGAARRVLDDKLAARLSAYRLALEAAGTKAAASTDSIPSSTPGTAAAAPPAAPRLPARGALAALADQLAGRARARSTAEPPATASARIATPARPPVPAEPELIDYFRDTWTRVSANQRVQQSLQQVPEHAGPLNSHYLIHRSLTLMQELSPEYLHQFLSYVDALTLLEQMQRVDAAPAAEAPAGAVVRKKTRAKAR from the coding sequence ATGCAACAACTCGAAGCCTGGCAGGCATGCGGCGCTGACCGCCTCGACCCGGTACGCTTCCGCCTGATGCAGGCCCTGGCGCGCCGTGCCGCGCCCCACCAGGGCGCAGCGCGGCGCGTGCTCGACGACAAGCTGGCGGCCCGGCTCTCTGCCTATCGCCTCGCGCTCGAAGCGGCGGGTACCAAGGCGGCGGCATCGACCGATTCCATCCCATCCTCCACGCCCGGCACCGCTGCGGCGGCACCGCCGGCCGCACCGCGCCTGCCCGCACGCGGTGCGCTGGCGGCACTGGCCGACCAGCTCGCCGGCCGCGCCCGGGCCAGAAGCACGGCAGAGCCCCCCGCGACCGCAAGCGCACGGATCGCCACGCCGGCCCGGCCGCCAGTCCCGGCCGAGCCGGAACTGATCGACTACTTCCGCGACACCTGGACCCGCGTCAGCGCCAACCAGCGCGTGCAGCAATCGCTGCAGCAGGTGCCCGAGCATGCCGGCCCGCTCAATTCCCACTACCTGATCCACCGCTCGCTGACGCTGATGCAGGAATTGTCGCCGGAATACCTGCACCAGTTCCTCTCCTATGTCGACGCCCTGACGCTGCTCGAACAGATGCAGCGGGTCGACGCCGCGCCAGCGGCGGAGGCGCCCGCGGGCGCGGTGGTGCGCAAGAAGACGCGGGCCAAGGCGCGCTAG
- a CDS encoding SRPBCC family protein — protein MPLRKAWVLGVAVLCAAAAACLLPLPWDLTTQVHNEVVIARSAQHVFDYVTTPAHWPDWHPSSLAVSGATGHPLQPGEQVSETFRVAGRSGVVVWTVTARQRPAFWAIAGTIEGRPAGTVAYTLREEGDQTRFSRDFRYRSPTLGFAILNQLVLRRRVEAESAEAVVRLKARLEGMGG, from the coding sequence ATGCCCCTGCGCAAGGCCTGGGTGCTCGGCGTGGCCGTGCTGTGCGCGGCCGCTGCCGCCTGCCTGCTGCCGCTGCCCTGGGACCTGACCACCCAGGTCCACAACGAGGTCGTGATCGCGCGTTCGGCGCAGCACGTGTTCGACTATGTCACCACGCCCGCCCACTGGCCCGACTGGCATCCATCGTCGCTGGCCGTGTCCGGGGCCACCGGCCATCCGCTGCAGCCGGGCGAGCAGGTGAGCGAAACCTTCCGGGTGGCAGGGCGCAGCGGCGTCGTGGTGTGGACCGTGACGGCGCGCCAGCGCCCGGCTTTCTGGGCCATCGCCGGCACCATCGAAGGCCGTCCGGCCGGCACCGTGGCCTACACGCTGCGGGAAGAGGGCGACCAGACGCGCTTCTCGCGCGACTTCCGCTACCGTTCGCCCACGCTCGGTTTCGCCATTCTCAATCAGCTGGTGCTGCGCCGCCGCGTCGAGGCCGAGTCGGCCGAGGCGGTGGTGCGGCTGAAGGCGCGGCTGGAGGGGATGGGAGGCTAG
- a CDS encoding efflux transporter outer membrane subunit, with amino-acid sequence MQNWMPRLATLAAALVLAGCSLAPAYRVPESAAAPAFKEAEGARAEGAQWKTATPAEGAERGQWWRVFSDAELDRLITAATSANQDLAAAAARLKQARALTGVAEADLYPQLSVGLDPTRAQTSAAANGLPDGTKVPAQTLLRARAFASYELDLFGRVASNTQAARAEGEAAEDLFRSVQLALQADVAQAYFALRTLDSERELLQATVTLREDALKLLKRRFDAGETTDLDPARAEAELGTARADLAAIERRRATQEHALAVLTGLPPSAFAMPSRPFDAQPVAIPAGLPSDLLERRPDIAQAERLMAAANARIGVAKAAFFPRITLTGLFGFESGDLSNLFRWSSAVWGIGPLVGSTIAAPIFDGGRNRANLAAARAQHEESVARYRQTVLVAFREVEDSLADTRWLSQQAQALDSALAGARRAQRISRSRYDAGAVDYLTVIDADRTVLQAQREANQVAGLRAAATVSLVRALGGGWGAPNGQAETPTPSARHDVVAPSARTGSGLGGGVDQQGAV; translated from the coding sequence ATGCAGAACTGGATGCCCCGCCTGGCCACGCTGGCCGCCGCGCTGGTGCTGGCCGGCTGCTCGCTGGCCCCGGCCTACCGGGTGCCCGAGAGCGCTGCCGCACCGGCCTTCAAGGAGGCCGAGGGCGCACGCGCCGAGGGCGCGCAATGGAAGACCGCCACGCCGGCCGAAGGCGCCGAGCGCGGCCAATGGTGGCGGGTCTTCTCCGATGCGGAACTGGACCGGCTGATCACCGCCGCCACCAGCGCCAACCAGGACCTGGCCGCCGCGGCGGCGCGCCTGAAGCAGGCGCGCGCGCTGACCGGCGTGGCCGAGGCCGACCTCTACCCGCAGCTCAGCGTGGGCCTGGACCCGACCCGGGCGCAGACCTCGGCCGCCGCCAACGGCCTGCCCGACGGCACCAAGGTGCCGGCGCAGACCCTGCTGCGCGCGCGCGCCTTCGCCAGCTACGAGCTCGACCTGTTCGGCCGCGTGGCCAGCAATACCCAGGCCGCGCGCGCCGAGGGCGAAGCCGCCGAAGACCTGTTCCGCTCGGTGCAGCTCGCGTTGCAGGCCGACGTGGCACAGGCCTACTTCGCGCTGCGCACGCTCGACAGCGAGCGCGAATTGCTGCAGGCCACGGTGACCTTGCGCGAAGACGCGCTCAAGCTGCTCAAGCGCCGCTTCGACGCGGGCGAAACCACCGACCTGGACCCGGCGCGCGCCGAGGCCGAACTGGGCACGGCACGGGCCGACCTGGCCGCCATCGAACGGCGCCGCGCCACCCAGGAGCACGCGCTGGCGGTGCTGACCGGGCTGCCGCCGTCGGCTTTCGCGATGCCGTCGCGGCCCTTCGACGCCCAGCCTGTGGCGATCCCGGCCGGCCTGCCGTCGGACCTGCTGGAGCGCCGCCCGGACATCGCCCAGGCGGAACGCCTGATGGCCGCCGCCAATGCGCGCATCGGCGTGGCCAAGGCCGCGTTTTTCCCGCGCATCACGCTGACGGGCCTGTTCGGCTTCGAGTCGGGCGATCTGTCCAACCTGTTCCGCTGGTCGTCCGCGGTATGGGGGATCGGTCCGCTGGTCGGCTCCACCATCGCCGCGCCCATCTTCGACGGCGGCCGCAACCGCGCCAACCTGGCGGCCGCGCGCGCCCAGCACGAAGAGAGCGTGGCGCGCTACCGGCAGACCGTGCTGGTGGCCTTCCGCGAAGTCGAGGACAGCCTGGCCGACACCCGCTGGCTGAGCCAGCAGGCGCAGGCACTGGACAGCGCGCTGGCCGGCGCGCGCCGCGCGCAGCGCATCTCGCGCAGCCGCTACGACGCGGGCGCGGTCGACTACCTGACCGTGATCGACGCCGACCGCACCGTGCTGCAGGCCCAGCGCGAAGCCAACCAGGTAGCCGGCCTGCGCGCCGCCGCCACGGTATCGCTGGTGCGCGCGCTCGGCGGCGGCTGGGGTGCGCCGAACGGGCAGGCCGAGACGCCAACACCATCGGCCAGGCATGATGTCGTGGCTCCCTCTGCGCGCACGGGGAGCGGGTTGGGAGGAGGGGTGGATCAGCAAGGCGCCGTGTAA
- a CDS encoding efflux RND transporter permease subunit, with the protein MNLSKFFIDRPIFAGVLSVLIFLVGAISMFKLPISEYPEVVPPSVVVRAQYPGANPKVIAETVASPLEEQINGVEDMLYMSSQANSDGVLTLTVTFKLGTDPDKAQQLVQNRVAQAEPRLPEDVRRLGVTTVKSSPDLTMVVHLVSPNDRYDMTYLRNYAVINVKDRLARIQGVGQVQLFGSGDYAMRVWLNPEKMAERQLAASDVVKAIREQNVQVAAGVIGSSPALPGADLQLSVNAQGRLSTVEEFGDIVVRTSADGGVTYLKDIARIELGASEYALRSLLDNKPAVAIPIFQAPGSNAIQISDDVRKTMEELKQNFPDGVDYSIVYDPTQFVRHSIEAVTHTLFEAILLVVLVVILFLQTWRASIIPLLAVPVSIVGTFGLMHAFGFSINALSLFGLVLAIGIVVDDAIVVVENVERNIEEGLSPKEATYKAMREVSGPIIAIALTLIAVFVPLAFMTGLTGQFYKQFALTISISTIISAFNSLTLSPALSALLLRGHDAPKDWLTRGMERVLGGFFARFNRFFGASAQRYGSGVKGVISRKGAVFGVYAVMLALTWGVFQMVPKGFVPAQDKQYLVGFAKLPDGATLDRTEDVIRRMSEIALKHPGVESAVAFPGLSINGFTNSPSAGIVFATLKPFEQRKGKDLSGDAIAQQLNAKYAAIQDAFIAVFPPPPVQGLGTIGGFKLMIEDRAALGYDALFDATNAFIGKARATPELTGVFSNYQVNVPQLDVKLDRVKAKQLGVPVTDVFDTLQTYLGSAYVNDFNKFGRTYQVKVQADAPYRAHAEDILQLKTRNAAGEMVPLSSLVQVRQGFGPDSVVRYNGFTAADVNAGPAPGFSSGQAQAAAERIAAETLPKGMKFEWTELTYQDILAGNAGVWIFPLCVLLVFLVLAAQYESLTLPLAVILIVPMSLLAAMTGVWLTRGDNNIFTQIGFIVLVGLSAKNAILIVEFARELEHQGRSIVAAAIEASRLRLRPILMTSFAFIMGVVPLVISTGAGAEMRHAMGVAVFAGMLGVTFFGLFLTPVFYVALRLWATRGERRRAAQQAPAALAPAASAE; encoded by the coding sequence ATGAATCTCTCGAAATTCTTTATCGACCGCCCGATCTTCGCGGGCGTGTTATCGGTGCTGATCTTCCTGGTCGGCGCCATCTCGATGTTCAAGCTGCCGATCTCGGAATACCCCGAGGTCGTGCCGCCTTCCGTGGTGGTGCGCGCCCAGTATCCGGGCGCCAACCCCAAGGTGATCGCCGAGACGGTGGCCTCGCCGCTGGAAGAGCAGATCAATGGCGTGGAAGACATGCTCTACATGTCTTCGCAGGCCAACAGCGACGGCGTGCTGACGCTGACCGTCACCTTCAAGCTCGGCACCGACCCCGACAAGGCCCAGCAGCTGGTGCAGAACCGGGTGGCGCAGGCCGAGCCGCGCCTGCCCGAGGACGTGCGGCGCCTGGGCGTGACCACCGTCAAGAGCTCGCCGGACCTGACCATGGTGGTGCACCTGGTCTCGCCCAACGACCGCTATGACATGACCTACCTGCGCAACTACGCGGTGATCAACGTCAAGGACCGGCTGGCGCGCATCCAGGGCGTGGGCCAGGTCCAGCTGTTCGGCTCGGGCGACTACGCCATGCGCGTGTGGCTGAACCCGGAGAAGATGGCCGAGCGCCAGCTCGCCGCCTCCGACGTGGTCAAGGCCATCCGCGAGCAGAACGTGCAGGTGGCGGCCGGCGTGATCGGCTCGTCGCCGGCCTTGCCCGGTGCCGACCTGCAGCTCTCGGTCAACGCGCAGGGGCGCCTGTCCACCGTCGAGGAGTTCGGCGACATCGTGGTGCGCACTTCGGCCGATGGCGGCGTGACCTACCTGAAGGACATCGCCCGTATCGAGCTGGGCGCATCCGAGTACGCGCTGCGCTCGCTGCTGGACAACAAGCCCGCGGTGGCCATCCCCATCTTCCAGGCGCCGGGCTCCAACGCCATCCAGATCTCGGATGACGTGCGCAAGACCATGGAAGAGCTGAAGCAGAACTTCCCCGACGGGGTCGACTACAGCATCGTCTACGATCCGACGCAGTTCGTGCGCCACTCGATCGAGGCGGTCACGCATACGCTGTTCGAGGCCATCCTGCTGGTGGTGCTGGTGGTGATCCTGTTCCTGCAGACCTGGCGCGCGTCGATCATCCCGCTGCTGGCGGTGCCGGTCTCCATCGTCGGTACCTTCGGGCTGATGCATGCCTTCGGCTTCTCGATCAACGCGCTGTCGCTGTTCGGCCTGGTGCTGGCCATCGGCATCGTGGTGGACGACGCCATCGTGGTGGTGGAGAACGTCGAGCGCAACATCGAGGAGGGGCTGTCACCCAAGGAGGCCACCTACAAGGCCATGCGCGAGGTGAGCGGTCCCATCATCGCCATCGCGCTGACGCTGATCGCGGTGTTCGTGCCGCTGGCCTTCATGACCGGCCTGACCGGCCAGTTCTACAAGCAGTTCGCGCTGACCATCTCGATCTCGACGATCATCTCCGCGTTCAACTCGCTGACCTTGTCGCCGGCGCTGTCCGCGCTGCTGCTGCGCGGCCATGACGCGCCCAAGGACTGGCTGACGCGCGGCATGGAGCGCGTGCTGGGCGGCTTCTTCGCGCGCTTCAACCGCTTCTTCGGTGCCAGCGCGCAGCGCTACGGCAGCGGCGTCAAGGGCGTGATCTCGCGCAAGGGTGCGGTGTTCGGCGTCTACGCGGTGATGCTGGCGCTGACCTGGGGTGTGTTCCAGATGGTGCCCAAGGGCTTCGTGCCGGCGCAGGACAAGCAGTACCTGGTGGGCTTCGCCAAGCTGCCCGACGGCGCCACGCTGGACCGCACCGAGGACGTGATCCGCCGCATGTCGGAGATCGCGCTCAAGCACCCGGGCGTGGAATCGGCGGTGGCCTTCCCGGGCCTGTCGATCAACGGCTTCACCAACAGCCCCAGCGCCGGCATCGTGTTCGCCACGCTCAAGCCTTTCGAGCAGCGCAAGGGCAAGGACCTGTCGGGCGATGCCATCGCGCAGCAGCTCAACGCCAAGTACGCGGCCATCCAGGACGCTTTCATCGCAGTGTTCCCGCCGCCGCCCGTGCAGGGCCTGGGCACCATCGGCGGCTTCAAGCTGATGATCGAGGACCGTGCCGCGCTCGGCTACGACGCGCTGTTCGACGCCACCAATGCCTTCATCGGCAAGGCGCGCGCCACGCCCGAGCTGACCGGTGTGTTCAGCAACTACCAGGTCAACGTGCCGCAGCTCGATGTCAAGCTCGACCGCGTCAAGGCCAAGCAGCTCGGCGTGCCCGTCACCGACGTGTTCGACACGCTGCAGACCTACCTGGGCTCGGCCTATGTGAACGACTTCAACAAGTTCGGCCGCACCTACCAGGTCAAGGTGCAGGCGGATGCGCCGTACCGCGCCCACGCCGAGGACATCCTGCAGCTGAAGACGCGCAACGCCGCCGGCGAGATGGTGCCGCTGTCGTCGCTGGTGCAGGTCAGGCAGGGCTTCGGCCCGGACAGCGTGGTGCGCTACAACGGCTTCACTGCCGCCGACGTCAACGCCGGCCCGGCCCCGGGCTTTTCTTCGGGCCAGGCGCAGGCCGCGGCCGAGCGCATCGCCGCCGAGACGCTGCCCAAGGGCATGAAGTTCGAATGGACCGAGCTGACCTACCAGGACATCCTGGCCGGCAACGCGGGCGTGTGGATCTTCCCGCTGTGCGTGCTGCTGGTGTTCCTGGTGCTGGCCGCCCAGTACGAGAGCCTGACACTGCCGCTGGCGGTGATCCTGATCGTGCCGATGAGCCTGCTCGCGGCCATGACCGGCGTATGGCTGACGCGCGGCGACAACAACATCTTCACGCAGATCGGCTTCATCGTGCTGGTGGGCTTGTCGGCCAAGAACGCCATCCTGATCGTGGAGTTCGCGCGCGAACTGGAACACCAGGGCCGCAGCATCGTGGCCGCCGCCATCGAGGCCAGCCGGCTGCGCCTGCGCCCGATCCTGATGACCTCGTTCGCCTTCATCATGGGCGTGGTGCCGCTGGTGATCTCCACCGGCGCCGGCGCCGAGATGCGGCATGCGATGGGCGTGGCGGTGTTCGCCGGCATGCTGGGCGTGACCTTCTTCGGCCTGTTCCTGACGCCGGTGTTCTACGTGGCGCTGCGGCTGTGGGCCACGCGCGGCGAGCGGCGCCGGGCGGCGCAGCAGGCGCCCGCCGCGCTGGCCCCAGCGGCATCGGCCGAGTGA